From a single Aspergillus puulaauensis MK2 DNA, chromosome 2, nearly complete sequence genomic region:
- a CDS encoding putative pyruvate dehydrogenase E1 component alpha subunit (BUSCO:EOG09262Q8D;~COG:C;~EggNog:ENOG410Q1VT;~InterPro:IPR017597,IPR029061,IPR001017;~PFAM:PF00676;~go_component: GO:0043231 - intracellular membrane-bounded organelle [Evidence IEA];~go_function: GO:0004739 - pyruvate dehydrogenase (acetyl-transferring) activity [Evidence IEA];~go_function: GO:0016624 - oxidoreductase activity, acting on the aldehyde or oxo group of donors, disulfide as acceptor [Evidence IEA];~go_process: GO:0006086 - acetyl-CoA biosynthetic process from pyruvate [Evidence IEA]) encodes MFSRIVRPKGSLASFRPRVQVQPGIRRRFLANVANIEDIPSEDDRAFSVPISEDSYETYNFDPPPYSIETTKNQLKQLYHDMAMIRRMELAADSLYKDRKIRGFCHLSTGQEAVAVGIEHGMTREDKLITAYRSHGMTLMRGGTVKSIIAELLGRRAGISFGKGGSMHMFCESFFGGNGIVGASVPLGAGIAFAQQYNDKPNVTINLFGDGAANQGQVHEAFNMAKLWDLPVIFGCENNKYGMGTSAERSSASTEYYKRGQYIPGLRVDGMDVLAVLSAIKHGKEYVQAGNGPLLYEYATYRFAGHSMSDPGTAYRSREELKAERENDPISSFRAKLINWDVFSEDQAREIDRSVRKKVNDEVAEAEASPEPELNADILFEDTYARGSEPRQRRGRTIDETYYSG; translated from the exons CTTGGCCAATGTTGCCAATATAGAAGACATCCCTAGT GAGGACGACAGAGCGTTTAGTGTTCCGATTTCAGAAGACAGTTATGAAACCTATAACTTCGATCCGCCGCCGTATTCTATAGAAACAACAAAGAATCAGCTCAAGCAATTATACCATGATATGGCCATGATCAG GCGGATGGAGCTGGCAGCCGACAGCCTGTACAAGGATCGAAAAATACGAGGATTTTGCCACTTATCAACTGGTCAGGAAGCCGTTGCTGTGGGCATAGAACATGGTATGACGCGCGAAGATAAGCTTATAACCGCTTACCGGTCTCACGGGATGACACTGATGCGAGGTGGAACTGTGAAATCAATTATTGCGGAACTCCTCGGTCGCCGGGCTGGCATATCATTCGGAAAAGGGGGTTCAATGCACATGTTCTGCGAGAGCTTCTTCGGAGGGAATGGAATCGTAGGGGCCAGTGTTCCCCTTGGGGCCGGGATAGCATTTGCTCAGCAATACAATGACAAGCCGAACGTGACGATAAATTTGTTCGGAGACGGAGCTGCGAACCAAGGACAGGTACATGAGGCGTTCAATATGGCGAAATTGTGGGATCTACCGGTCATTTTTGGCTGTGAAA ATAACAAGTATGGGATGGGAACATCTGCTGAACGATCTTCAGCATCGACAGAGTATTATAAGCGTGGACAGTATATCCCGGGTCTGCGAGTCGATGGCATGGATGTTCTTGCGGTGCTTTCAGCCATCAAGCACGGAAAGGAATATGTTCAAGCCGGCAATGGACCATTGCTGTACGAATATGCCACTTACCGGTTCGCTGGGCACTCTATGTCGGATCCTGGGACCGCATATCGATCTCGCGAGGAGTTGAAGGCAGAGCGTGAAAACGATCCAATTTCCAGTTTCCGTGCAAAGTTGATCAACTGGGATGTGTTCTCGGAGGACCAGGCCAGAGAAATTGATCGATCCGTTCGGAAGAAGGTCAATGACGAAgtggcagaggcagaggcgtCGCCTGAGCCCGAGCTCAACGCAGACATTCTTTTTGAGGATACCTATGCTCGTGGCAGTGAACcaagacagcgacgaggaaggacGATTGACGAAACATATTACTCAGGTTAA